The genomic stretch tccatgcagggagcccgacgtgggactcgatcctgggtctccaggatcaggccctggctgaaggtggcgctaaaccactgagccacccaggctgccctaccaCTTCCCTTGCTCCTTGTCCCTCAGTTAGTAGGGACATTACCATAGACATGCAAAGAACCAGAAATATCTTAATGTTCGGCCTTGAAGTTTCAAAGTAGGCTTATGTAAACTGAGGCAGACAATAATTCTGAAAGCCCAACTTTTGATTTGGTAGACCTGGAATTTTCAAGTTTCGGTCCAAGAATGAAAGCCTTATGGCATGGTTGTTgcaaaaaataatagatttgagaagaatgtgtaataGGGGTCCATGTAAGGTGGATGATAAATCCCAGGGGCTAGGCCCCATCTCTTTCCTAGTACCTAGGGAGGAAGCAGTTCTCTGTGCAATGATCTTTTCTCCAGTTCTTGGAATTTCATCAGCTATCTGGGATGCCTCTACACCCCCAGAGCCCTGAAGCACTGCAGTGGACTTGAAAGCTGTTGGAAGAGGCCCTGAAGTAGCTGAGAGAGGATGGCAGAGCTAAGAGGGTCCACGTTAGATGACCATCAGTGACCAGACAGGGTGGGAGGTTCCCAGTGGACGCCAGCAGGAATGGAAGCCAAGTACCAGGCATCAGTTCTAAGTACCTAGACACTTACTTCCTTCCCACCAGTCCTGCAGCCAAGCCCTGGGTGAGGAAAGTGGAAAAGAAGGCCCCGGAGTGGCTGAGTTTATTCACACTGGTTAAGTTTCTACCTACCACTGGGTCAGATGAGGGGTTGTTATgaacaaaagtattaaaatacttttatattatgtatatttatgtaaatatattattagaAGGTTTGCACACTTGAGTTGGCTGCCTGAGAAATTTGCCTGTGTTGCTGGAAGTTCTTTGGCATAGgatacacataatttttaaagtaccaAAGTAATCCACAGGCCAGATTTTAGAAAATTGTGTCATTCTTCCATTCACTCAGGGAATTCTCCTGTGACTGTCCTCAGTGCCCTCAGAAAGCCATGGTCCTGAGGGAAACATCttacttggttttgtttttgttcttggttttgtttgctGTAGGTGGCATTTACCAGCCATGGTTCTGAATGCTTATTATTTCAGAAACTTATATGCCCCTTCATTAAATTCAAATTTGATTTGTTTGTGCTTCCTCTTGCAAACTGACATGATGGGGAACTGGGTGCCTAGGGACAAAGATAAAGTATTAGCTGGTGTGAGGCTTTAACCCAAAGAGTTGGTTTAGAACTGGAGGACTTTCTAAAACAAACTTGGCTGGACTATATTGTGGCTGGACTCCCCTGTCCTTTATGGGAGGGGTCAATAGTTTGCCTTAAGTCTCCTTCCACCCCTGGTACAGTTGACTACGTCAATTACGcctcaataaaactatttaaataaatgtctgttcCCTCTTATCCTCTCCCCACCTTTTACTTTTCCCTGTGTGGCTCCTCTATCATTGGAGTCTTACAGTAAGATGGGCTTTATGTGTTCtttagtaataaataaataatcatgagAAGCCAAAACCAAATCTTCTCCTTGAGAGTCCCAGGTCCCACTCCTCATACCCTGCTGTGCTCCAGCTGTCTCCTACGTTCCTGTGTCCACTGAAGATGTATGAAGTAGGcagcagagaagggaagggatgATGTCAAGGGGCAAGAGACAGGACATAGGAGATGCAGTTTGTTATAACAGAACAATGTGGAGCCTGATTTTTCAAATTCCTCAATACATCCCGGGGAAATGTTAGAACCAAAGCAGCCAACTGTGGCCTGAAGGTTGGGCTCAGAGTGCTCTGGACGAGGTTTATGCTGATCTCCTGCCCAGTCAGCAAGAGAAGGTGATCAGTTAGAGTGAAAGGGAAACCAGACTCTAGGTCAAAGATTCAAAGTTCTGGTCTTGCTCTGCGCATAGCTATGTCAGTGTGAGACCCTCACTCAAGTTTTCCAGGCCTCTGCTTCCCTTTCTGTAACATGTATGGGTTGGAGACGGTGGATTTTAAGGGCCTCTTCAGGACTAAAACTCCACTTCTAGTCTTGGGTTATACACCAAACACAGTagaaactttaataaaaatttaagaatacatCCACAAGAATTCTCTGTTCTTCAGCTCTCCACTTTGCTCCTCAACTTGTTTATGACCAGCAGTCAGAAAGGCTCCCAGTTGGAAGAGGCATCCTGTGGTCCAGGACCAGAAGCGCCTTCACGTTCCAGGAACAATGGACAAGTCACTGTAGTAATAGCAGCAGCGCTAGCTCTAATCTCCAAATGTAAACAGGAAGCCAGGCAGCCCGGTTTTCAATCTTTCGGGGTTGAAGTACAGACCGGTATGGACAGACTTCCTCCACCCATATGGGCCCTACTGTAAAGATCCCGGACATCAGCCTGCAACCAGTTATAGAAGTGCAGCCTTTGACCTCCAAAAGTGAGTTGATGCCTCCTGTGGAACAAGAATGGATGGGGAGATACACAGCTGTTTTAGGAAATCAGAGAGGCAGAAGTCCTGCCTCATTGCTAGAACCCTGAGTGTCAGAACTTCTTGGGATCACTCAGATGCCTGATTTTCCAGCCTCTGAAACCACCAGATGTCCAGCTTACCTCCAGTGATCTGAAGTCTTCCTTGATAGCACTGAACTGTATCATTGGGacagggaagagaaggagcaTTTGAACAGGCCCCCAGAGCCACACAGGTTGGGCAGTAGAGGTGTGCTGATGTGCTGGCagctggagggaggaagagaggaaaaattgGGGTATGTTCTACGTCTGGAGTTGTCtcttcttgcttctttctcttccctaagTCATTGCTGCTAATACTACCATCACCAAGGCCTATCACTGCCACCCCCCCATGCCTCTCTTTGCTATCAGAACCCTCCAACATGACTTCCAAACTGTGTGCTTAGATGTGGAGACAGATTAAAAGGACCCAGTTCCTGTCATCGAGATCACTGTCTAGAAGGAGATGGACATGTAGTCATTATAGTACATCTCAGGAGGCACTGTGTCCAAGGTAATGGTAAAGGAATGGAGGAGGGAGTATCTATCTGGAAGAATTTGCCAATTATCTTCACAGCGTGGACACCTGAGTTGAGGTGGAGGGTGAAGAGAGGTTAGGTGAGTGAAAATGGAAGTTGGGTGGGGTGGCACAGGAAACAGCAAGGACAAAGGCCTGGAGGTGAGAGCAGCGTGGCAGGTTTCAGGGACTGTGAGACACTGCGGTGTTGGTATTCAGTTGATAGGCACACACGGGGCTGGACTGTTTTCTTTATGGCCAGCACACATTCTGACCAGCCAGTACCATATCTGTTGTTAACTATTTCAAATACTGGCCCCAGCTAGAACCCAATAaatagggaaggaagagaaggaagtgaACTGAAAAGGTAGGCAAGGCCAGATTGCTATAGGGCCTGGCCAAATCAGGGAAGCAGGAGCTGCCAGACGGACTATGCCAAACCATCCGGCTTGGAAACCTCCAATGACACTTTATTGCTTAATAAACCCAAAGCCCAACTTACACCCCAGGCTTCATTGACGTCCTAGTGCTCTGAGCAAAGTTTAGACCCCAAGATAACAATTTGGAAAAAAGTCAGGCAAAAGCTCTGAGGCTTTTCTACATATGGCCCCATTGGGCCTGAACCAAGTAAGAAcacagagcaggaagccccacgATCTTTTCAGGGGTTCACCTCATTTTTCTCAGTCCCCATGTGTCACCTCCCAACCTACCTTGGggctcttcctccctccacagTTGCAGTAAGTTCTCCTTGCTATTGCATAAGGACTCCTCACAGTAGCTGCTGTAGGAGACTGTGATGATGCCTGGCGGTGGGGAGTGCTGGATGTATGTTATCGCCTGTGTCCCCTCCGAGATGCAGCCCTTAGTGGCCAAAATGGCTGTCTTGGCCCCTGTTTGGagacaggaaggagagaaagtggaTGGTGGGCCTACAGttttgggggtgtgggggtgggaggaggaacagCCCTGGGGAGGACATACTCACTCTCCCTCCCACCCAACCCAACTGCCCTTTCTGGCTTTACCTGATTTAATCATCAGAAGGGATTCCTGGCAGAATGACCCACTGTCACAAGTCTCAACTTTGTCGGTGGTCCAATTAAACATTCTCTTTGGGTCCTTTACTATGCTCATCGATATGCCCTTGTGACAGTAGAAATCAGGTTCGGCTGGGGAGGAAATGAGACCAAGGTAGGCACTTGCCCCCCTCTGGGGgagccaccccctgcccccagtccTTCTTCCCCAGGGGTGCATCCTCTGTGAAccatctccttccctccatccccgAGCCCCGCATCCTTACAGGCCAAGGAGGGGgccccgaggaggaggaggaggaggaagagcaaaCTCTGCACATGACCGGTTCCCATGGCGTCTTTCAGAGCAGCTCGGCTCAGAAGAGCAGCTAAGGATCTGGGgtttgagagagaagagggggtCTGTTCGGCCTCACACAATGAAGCGGCATGGACCTTCTGGCGAGTACTGACACTGCGGGCGCAGCCTGTGCTGTGGAAGGTCAAGGCCGTGGCCTCCGCAGTCGGCCGAGGGGGCCCTGACAAGCCTGCGCCCTTGAGCACATTGGCACGGTttactgtgcctcagtttctacaGCAACCCTCCGACCCAAACCCCTATTCCCCGGAGACAAAGGAGTTCAACCTCGGGATCCGGGGTGCAGCCCAGTCACCCCTCCGGCCTCGGACTCAGGCGGCCGGGTTCAAGCCCACGTTCTTCCAAGCCCCGGGATTCTCAGCTCCCCAGAACTCGGGATTCTGAGATCCCAGCCCTGTTCTACCTAGAGATCCAGGGCTTTGGGTTCCAGCCGCCATTTCCCTCAGGACCCGGATTCTACACGCCCCTcctcccggccccctcccctctcagacccaggagtcctgcCCCCTCTTCTTTCCTCAGGATCCAGGAATCTGGGTCCCCAgtcctcccttttctctttcaggGACACAAATTCCACCTGGCGTTCAGATAACCTGACAAGAATCTCGCGGTGCTGAAGGAACGACTTCGAACGCGCCTCTGGTTCCGCTCCGAGGCGGCTTCGTCTCTCAAAGACACGGAAGGCGGGGCCAACCTTGCCCAACAGGTCACTCGAAGCCCCATTGGTTGATGTGAAAGCATCTGATGAGCTCATTGGATGAACCTGAAGGAACGCCACACCCCATTGGCCCTGGAGAAGCCCGTTCCTGGACATCTTGGGAGGTACGCATGCGCAGGGTGGCgagggagcagggggtgggggaaggtcgCTGGTGAGTTGGCGGCGCCGGTGCGGTGCGTCCCAAACTGCCTCCGTGACCATTTTTTCTCGTTGGGCCACGGAGTTGGCCTCTCCAGCGCTCTAGGAGGTCACATCCTTGGCCAACCCCCAGTGAACTACCCTCTCTTCCCAAATGGCCTCCCGTGTTTCCAGCCTGGGCCCCGCCTCAGCACCGTCCCGGTGGCAGTAGCCACTGGGGGCAGCTTGGCCTCCCCACCTTCACTTGCGGTGGTGCCTGCCCAGCCCCCTCCATGGTCTTCTGGAAGGTTGAATAGAGAACTGCTGCCTTCAGACATATTTCCAGCGCCCTTGAATGTGTGCGTGCACAGTGACTGGGAGTTGTCGCCCACCCGCGTGGCCAGGCCACCGCCACGGATTTTACTCCGATTTCTTGTCCATGGCTGGAAAttccatttcatatatatatgtcagCTTTTCAGATAGATCTATCTATATGTAACATGAAGCACAGGGGCACTTTGTGTACTCTCAGACGGTGCTGTTTCTGTGAGTGCTGTGgtgtaaatgaattttttaaaaagatttttatttatttatttgagagagcacaagtaggcagagtggcagggagagggagaagcaggctctccgctgagcagggagcccagggtggggctagatcccaggaccctgagatcatgacctgagctgaaggcagatgcttcatcaactgagccacccaggcgcaccaaatatttatttttaatagagaaaatacCATAATCAGaacttaaacaaacaaactaggGACAGTTAATACAAATATTAAGAGAAGCAATTTAGCTAGATCAGGAAGAATATTATGGCCTTTTATAATCTGCCCAAATGTTCTCAAAGATGAATTAATCCAGGACAAAAGAGCTACAATTAGGTTATATTGTAGCCtctaattattttcatgttttaacaTTTCCCACATTAAGAATAAGGGTGTGTTTCCTGGAAGGGATGAGAAATAATTAGGTGTCAGATGCCTTTAGATACTGGGACTGCAGAACAGGATGCTTTGGGATCATTAGGAGGCAGGAAAGGATGAAGCCCCTTACAAAAGGGCCATGGCCAATCCCAGCCTTGCCCCAGCAGCCAGACCTTGGCAGGGCCCACAGACTTCGCTGGAGGACTCTGATGGTAGCATGCATGGCTGATTCTGTCCCCACTGTCTGGCTGGCATATTCTGGAAGTTCTGGCAGTTCTTTGAATAACCAAGGGACTGTCTTAATTAATGCCCTTTAACAAGGAACAGGCTTACAGGATAGGCAGGTTTTAGTGCTCACCATGGTTTCAGTATTGCTTCCAGGAGTAAAGTAAGAGAAAAAGTAGtaagaaattcactttaaatacTGGGTCCATGATGCCTGACCCTCATCTCTCAGGAATCTGTGGGTCTGTATTCCCAGCCCCTTcttccctcagacccaggagtccaggcccccagccccttcctccctcaggcCCAGGAGTCCaggtccccagccccctcctccctctgatcCAGGGGTCTaggctcccaggcccctcctccctcagactcaAGGACTGAGGTCCCAGCCTACTTGTCACCTGGACCCAGAAATCCAAGTCACTACCTCAACTCTCAGCATCCAAACATGAAGTACCCTTTGTGTACTTTGAGAATAGGTACTATTCCTAGAAGTTAAgctataaatgaatatttacttttaatagaGAAAGTGCTCAGTCAGAATGGTGTTAGTAAAAGCtcttaattttatgtaaaaatttattaaaactttcAATTGGGGACAGTTAATATTAAgtacaatattaatattaataattattaatatattattaataaaacattaataacAGTTAATATAAATATGAAGAGGTAGCTCTGGTCCCAAGGACTCTGTCCCTTAGGCTCTGggaccctccctcatcccttCCCATCTCTGTCTCACACTTGCCCTGCCTCCAGGCCTGACACCAGAGCTGGCTTCTAGCTCCTGTAGTGCAGATCACCCGGAATTGGCTCTTGGCCTGTGGATTTGTTTTCTGGGGTGCCATAACTAAGTACCACAGCCTGGGAAGCTTACACAATAGAAGGGTATTATCAttacatttctggaggctggaagcccaaaatcaaggtgttggcaggattggttctttcatttttaaaaaaagattttatttatttatttgagatagagcgagagagcacaagcaagggaagtagcagagggagaaagagaagcagatacccccactgagcagggagcccgacttggggctggatcccaggaccctgagattatgacctgagccgaaggcagacacttaactgacagacccacccaggtgcccctctatctCTTCTCTGTAAACAGATTACAGGGTGTCCCCACGAACCCATAGGTGcaagcagagaaagaggcagcagAAGTAGACATCATGAGCATCTGAGCCACCTACTGGGGCATTCACTGGTGCCCTCTGGACCTGTGAGAGCCTGATCCTGTACACACCATACACACCTTTCCCATGGATGATGGATGCTGCTGTGCATGCCCAGTGTCATGGTTTGGTAGCTCAGATAGCACGCACTATGTGATTTGCAGTTCAGGTCACAATGCCCTTGGTGGCCTGTAGTCCAATATTCAGACTCCCCTGGGATGCAGTAATAAGCCAGGAGCTGCCTTCTAAATGGAGGGTAGTTATCTGCAGACAGAGACATACCTTTGCTCCAAAACCTTTGCTCCAAATCATAATGAGTTTCTCATTATGATTATCCTATGATTTCTTTAGGTCACAGAAACTTTCAATGGACATTGGGTCCATTGGGTTACGTGGCTTTCGTTCGACTCCTTTCCTACTCTAGGATCTACTCAAACCTGGTAGTCTTGTGGGATCTCTCAGAGATGACTAGGAGTCACAGGTTAAAATgcactcatccccccacccccaacaaatCTTAAGTGACCCTTTGTCTAAAGACAACCACACAAGGTGTAGCAAATTGTCTCAGAAGGGATACAGCAGTCCCCCCACCCAGTTTCAGTTCCCTGCAGTAAGCTGTGGTCTGGAACCAGATgatccccctctctttttttagaaggttctttctttctttctttctttctttctttctttctctttctttctttctttcttctttctttctttctttctttctttctttctttctttctttctttctttctttctttcttctttcttttgattttattactttatttgaggagagagagagagagagagaccatgagcaggaggaggagtgggagagggagaagcagactccctgcagagtaggaagcccaacgtggagctccatcccaggaccctgaaatcatgacctcagccaaaggcagacggttaactgactgagctacccaggcgccctggatGATTCCTCTTCTAACATGTGGGGAAAGGTCAGGACTGGCTGAACGGTGTGTCACCAGGCCTGTGTCCTTCCCCTCTTTTCACCTCATCTTgtgggcattttatcatctcaaatCATCACACAAAGAAGAGTGAGTCCCGTACAATAAGATgttttgagggagagagaccacattcacctAACTTTTATTGTGGTATATTgtcataattgttctattttgttattagtCATTGTTATTAACCTCCTACTGCCCCTAATTTGGAAATTAAGCTTTATCATACATATGTATGGATAAGAAAGAAGCATAGTACATATAGAGCTTGGTACTAccacagtttcaggcatccactgggggctTTAGAATGTctcctccaggggcacctgggtggctcggtggttgagcatctgcctttggctcaggtcgtgatcctggggtcctgggatcaagtccttctccctctgccaatgcctttccctgtctttctgtgtatctcatgaataaataaacaaatcttttaaaaaaaaaaaaaagaatgtctcctCTGCAGATACAGAGGGGGGCCACTGTTTTGGGACATGCCTTAGAGCTAGGCCCCTATGATTTATACCAACATGAGGGGGGTGCTTGTTTCCCACACTTTGGCATACACATGTCTTATTCCCGAATCATCAAGGAAGCTTGCTACCTCTTTTTCATCCATTTCTCAGAATGGATAATATCCATCCATTATGTTATGATGGATAACATCCATCCATCAATGATTTAGCACAGTGCAATGTGCTGTAGAaactcagatgaaaaaaaaaaaaaagaaactcagatgATCCAGGTCCCTCTGAACTATATTTTAGGACAGGGTGGGAGTGCTTCTCTGTGGGACCTTTACTGCAGAGATTAACGTCCAGAGCCATTATCCAAAGAACCCCTGCAAGTCCTGAGTATTTGAGCCTTTGACCAGTGCCCAACTTCCCTGCATCAATGGCTCCCTGTCTTTCTGGTCTAGGAGAACAGTCACTGTCTATACCTGTGGTTGTATTGCACAGTCCTTCTGAAATGGACCCCCACCTCCCAGCTTCAAGGCCCATGAGCAGCCCACGATGTATTGATCATCATCACTCATACTTTACAGAGGAGGATGAGGCTATTGGGAGAGGCGAAGTGAATGACCCAAGGCTACATAATCACAGAGCGATGGACCAGCCTGGTAGCAAACAGAGTTTCACATACCTACAACTGTAAGCTTTTTACTAAatagctccatgcccagccttgCATTTGCCCCTTGAAATATGTGGGACTCACAGGAGAGTTGCCTGAATATCCTGACTCAGGCCTGCGCTGTCAGGCCCCTGCCAGCCTCTCCACTCTCAACACCCATCacttcccccttccttctctgcagCCGAGTCACCTGCTTTCTAATCCTTACATAAACCAGGAGTGGTCccacctcagggcttttgcaccTGCTCTTCGCTCTGCTTGGAATGCCTGCCCGCATAGCTTCCATAACTAGcactttcttttcattcagtCTTAGCTCACAGGTCACCTGTGACCTCACAGGTCACctcctctgggaggccttccctgATCCAGTTCAGTCACTTACTTTCACATCACCTGCTCTTcatcctgtcttttttttaaattatttattcatgagacacacacacacacacacacacacacacacacacacacacacacacagaggcagagacacaggcagagggagaagcaggcttcatgcagggagcccgacgtgggactcccgatcctgggtttccaggaccacaccccgggctgcgggcagtgctaaacctctgtaccaatggggctgcccaggaatatCCTGTCTTTGACAGAGATTCATTTTCCACAGTCACCTCTCTCCCCAGCCTGGAACTTCAGTTCCCTGGTggcctggtggtggtggggcacctgggtggctcagctggttaagcatctgccttcaattcaggtcatgatctcagggtcctgggatctagatctgtgtctagctccctgctcagcagaggagcctgcttctccctctgcctctgctcctgtgctttctctctcttgctcatgctttctctcaaataaataaataaaatcttaaaaaaaaaagtctggggcctggattgggcttggagtggggagaacagaggaagagaaagcaggagggaacatcagggtggggagagggaataAAATGGCAAGCAATGCAAGAAGGAAAGAGATAAATGAGGAGCAAGAATCCATGGCAGGCAGAGGTTAGAGCAGGGAGTTGTCAGTGCCCACAGGGGCCACCACACAATGTCATCACAGGTAGTTGGGCCACATCCCCACCTGGGGCCAGAAGGTACCAGACTGGTGTGAGGCAACTGCCTTGCCATACTACCCTGAAACAGCATGGGGGTGGGCACCTGCCTAGTGGGGCTCAGGAGGAAAGGGGGCTCGAGAGCTGGACCAATGGGGCCTGGGGTCTGCGATGTTTCTaactgctgggggggggggtcagggggcctggactcctgggtccagggaaggaaggaggaccCGATTTCTTATCCATTGAGACTCAGGCTGGGCCCAGACTTCCTCTATCAaggctctccctccttccttttcctggcAAGATATAAAAGGTCCGGGTACCCAGGAGAAAGCCCAGGAGCAAGAGTTCCAGCTGCCCTCATCATGAGCCCTGCCCTGCAGCTGGCTTTCCTGGGCGTGACCCTCATGCTGCCCCGTGAGTGAGGACCCCAACCTGGGAGGGTGTTTTCCTAGAGGATGGGCTCAGATGGATTTCTCTTCCCATCTCAGGAGTGCAGGCCCTGACCTGTCAGTCGGGGACACATAATTCTTTGAGAGATGTGTTGGAACTGCCCCTTGAGTGGACAGCTGGCCAGGAGTCATGTGAAGATGGCTGGGGTTGCCAAGACACACTGATCCTCATTGAGAATGGTAAGAAGGGCCCTGTGGGCCCCATGCTCGACTTCCACCCTTTTCCAGGAGAGACATCCCTCCCTGTCCAGTCCTACTGTACTCTGTTGTAGGGACTCAGAAGCCCCCCTGTCCCCAGCCAAGGAGCTGTCCTCTCCTCAGCAGGAACAGCCCTTGGGGCACCCAGTCACCTCTCCAGCCTCTCACCCTAGACCACCATGCAGACTTTCCCTCTAGGACCCCGGAGTCCTgatccccagccccctcctccctcagacccaggggtccaggcccccagcccctcctccctcagatgCAGGAGTCCaggccctcagcccctcctcccttaGACTCAGGAGTCTagggtctgcctctctctcttggtgCAGGACCCCAAGTGAATGTGGTGATCAGCAAGGGCTGCACCGCGGCGGCGGATCAGGATGTCCTCATCAGGGAGCACAGGTCAGGCCCTGGCCTCTCCATCCTCTCCTACACCCACGTGTGCCGGGAGAAAGACAACTGCAACAGCCTGTCCACCACCCTCCCACTCTGGTCCCTGCCCTCCACAACAGGTATAAGGGGAGGTTGGGAGGTGGaggcagaagggaagagaaggagctgtcaggggcaggggtgcagcaGGGCTGAGGAGTGGAAGTGAGCACAGAGGCAGCATCCATTTAgatccctcttccctcctccctccctgtccactCTCCCTGGGACTCCCTCCCTCAGCACCCCTTCTTCTATTGGTCACTGAGCAGCAAACCACACTCATTTCCTACACCTAGCTTAGACTGTAGCATGGCCCTAACCTGGTGCgtgctcttttcttcttcttctcctcctccacctcctccttttTCTATTTAGAATTTGATTCGCTCATGTTTTGTTTAGGGTTTTGGCAATTCCTCTTCCAAAGTGAAATTAACctgtaacttctttttctttagttttatttgaGTCTGGTTGACACACAATGggacattagtttcaggcatacaacacaGTGATTGGACAGCTGTGTATGTTATGCTGCGCTCACCACAAATATAGCTCCCGTCTGTTACC from Canis aureus isolate CA01 chromosome 1, VMU_Caureus_v.1.0, whole genome shotgun sequence encodes the following:
- the TEX101 gene encoding testis-expressed protein 101, which gives rise to MGTGHVQSLLFLLLLLLGAPSLASEPDFYCHKGISMSIVKDPKRMFNWTTDKVETCDSGSFCQESLLMIKSGAKTAILATKGCISEGTQAITYIQHSPPPGIITVSYSSYCEESLCNSKENLLQLWREEEPQAASTSAHLYCPTCVALGACSNAPSLPCPNDTVQCYQGRLQITGGGINSLLEVKGCTSITGCRLMSGIFTVGPIWVEEVCPYRSVLQPRKIENRAAWLPVYIWRLELALLLLLQ